The following proteins come from a genomic window of Phnomibacter ginsenosidimutans:
- a CDS encoding histidine kinase gives MKAVCFLIALWCCCVGRVTAADTIAVATIDGYIALEKQPAVQVMPASAAADWQEAALSKAWLPVDSQWLSHNQKDIWLKFVLHNNSHKSQYLYITHGSSDSFTLIVQYPDSLLQLYSGDYVNSSRLQFDDDNNSNGFSVAAGETLTVFAKVYNEHSHLYFHSFYLETPAYYEASLASAYVEGSPPALYHAIVMGCLLFSLLFMSFLGWWFKEKNFLYYVMYIAGALLYLLPKTNSTYSYAGKLVFYVMPYYLQVSEGLQYVFYAAYVAFGASLVNAFAYRKLSIYIKAVIALFLLYAISITAYQFATHTYVLPSAGFVFIRLLTYVFCIVAVVWTVVQVKSPLKQFFVLASVIFIGFSAWAAVSNVYRSADTKPFFYITPMVALKTAVLLDSIVFAAALGYKMYLTEKEKRRHFQSYIQQLEVNEQLVRNMNVQLEQTVAERTAELEAQKEKQLRLEYERQLAQLEMQSLRSQMNPHFIFNSLNSIRYQIQTAQYKNASDYLMRFSKLLRLTLENSRRETVTLAEELALTQLYLDIEGQRFGDTYRYHIEVAASIDTDEILLPPLLLQPFAENAIKHGLMNSNKPEKMVRISVNEVPGGCCICIEDNGVGRQASQQRKQEGGLEHQSLGMNITMERMRLFGLHENVSLSVQVEDIFVDEHIDGTRVVITCKQPTHV, from the coding sequence ATGAAAGCCGTTTGTTTTCTTATTGCATTGTGGTGCTGTTGTGTAGGCCGTGTAACTGCGGCAGATACCATTGCTGTGGCTACAATAGATGGCTACATTGCTTTGGAAAAACAGCCAGCGGTGCAGGTGATGCCAGCCAGTGCTGCTGCTGATTGGCAGGAAGCGGCGCTGAGTAAAGCATGGCTGCCTGTTGATTCGCAATGGCTAAGCCACAATCAAAAAGATATCTGGCTGAAATTTGTGCTGCACAACAACAGCCACAAGTCACAATATTTATACATCACACATGGCAGTAGCGATAGTTTTACACTCATCGTTCAATATCCCGATAGCTTGCTGCAATTATACTCCGGCGATTATGTAAACAGCAGCCGGTTACAGTTTGACGATGATAATAATTCGAATGGCTTTTCAGTAGCAGCAGGAGAAACGCTTACGGTATTTGCCAAAGTGTACAACGAGCACTCTCATTTGTACTTCCACAGTTTTTATTTAGAAACTCCCGCTTATTATGAAGCAAGTCTTGCTTCGGCTTATGTAGAAGGCAGCCCGCCTGCTTTGTACCATGCTATAGTGATGGGCTGTCTGTTGTTTAGTTTGTTGTTCATGAGTTTTTTGGGATGGTGGTTTAAAGAGAAAAACTTTCTATACTACGTAATGTACATAGCTGGTGCACTGCTGTATTTATTGCCCAAAACTAATAGTACATACAGCTATGCAGGAAAGCTGGTTTTTTATGTAATGCCCTATTACCTGCAGGTAAGTGAGGGACTACAGTATGTGTTTTATGCAGCTTATGTAGCGTTTGGTGCCAGCCTCGTCAATGCATTTGCCTATCGCAAATTGAGTATATACATCAAAGCAGTCATTGCTTTGTTTTTGCTCTATGCTATAAGCATTACTGCATACCAATTTGCTACACATACTTACGTGCTGCCCAGTGCGGGCTTTGTTTTTATCAGGTTGTTGACCTACGTGTTTTGTATCGTGGCTGTAGTATGGACTGTAGTGCAGGTTAAGAGTCCGTTGAAACAATTCTTTGTGTTGGCGAGTGTTATTTTTATCGGTTTTTCTGCATGGGCTGCTGTGAGTAATGTGTATCGTTCTGCCGATACAAAACCATTTTTTTACATCACACCTATGGTGGCATTAAAAACGGCGGTACTGTTGGATAGCATTGTGTTTGCCGCAGCCCTCGGTTACAAAATGTATTTAACGGAAAAAGAAAAGCGCCGGCATTTTCAATCGTACATACAACAGCTGGAAGTAAATGAACAACTGGTGCGCAACATGAATGTACAGTTGGAGCAAACAGTGGCAGAACGTACAGCAGAACTGGAAGCGCAAAAAGAAAAGCAATTGCGATTGGAATATGAACGGCAGCTGGCACAACTCGAAATGCAATCGCTGCGCAGCCAAATGAATCCGCATTTTATTTTCAACAGTCTCAACAGTATTCGCTATCAAATACAAACAGCGCAGTACAAAAATGCCAGCGACTACCTGATGCGATTTAGTAAACTGCTTCGGCTCACGTTGGAAAACTCAAGACGCGAAACCGTGACACTGGCCGAAGAACTGGCCCTTACACAATTGTATCTTGATATTGAAGGGCAACGCTTTGGCGATACGTATCGCTATCACATAGAAGTGGCAGCGAGTATTGATACAGATGAAATATTACTACCACCATTGTTGCTGCAGCCTTTTGCAGAAAATGCCATCAAGCATGGATTGATGAACAGCAACAAGCCTGAAAAAATGGTACGCATTAGTGTAAATGAAGTGCCCGGTGGCTGCTGTATATGCATAGAAGACAACGGCGTAGGCAGGCAGGCCAGCCAGCAGCGAAAACAAGAAGGCGGACTGGAGCACCAAAGCCTTGGTATGAACATCACTATGGAACGAATGCGCCTTTTTGGTTTGCATGAAAACGTGTCGCTATCGGTTCAGGTAGAAGATATTTTTGTAGATGAACACATAGATGGAACCCGTGTTGTAATCACTTGTAAACAACCCACACATGTTTAA
- a CDS encoding LytR/AlgR family response regulator transcription factor, giving the protein MFKAILIDDELHCTESLRLLLTEHFADRISVSGTFNKPAEALRYLLAHKVDLIFLDIEMPEMNGFELLNKLMPYEADVVFVTAYDQVCHKGV; this is encoded by the coding sequence ATGTTTAAAGCTATTCTTATTGATGATGAACTGCATTGCACGGAATCGCTGCGATTGTTGCTGACCGAGCACTTTGCCGATCGCATCAGCGTCAGCGGAACGTTTAATAAACCTGCCGAAGCATTGCGCTACTTGCTGGCACATAAAGTTGACCTCATTTTTCTGGACATAGAAATGCCGGAAATGAACGGCTTTGAATTGCTGAACAAACTGATGCCTTACGAAGCAGATGTGGTATTTGTAACAGCATACGATCAGGTATGCCATAAAGGCGTTTAG
- a CDS encoding LytR/AlgR family response regulator transcription factor: MLEKWWEKKHKLITASQIALMQEVMQAQHKPKTKVALPTGEGLEFLEIASIIRCESDNNYTRIFCNDKTQHLICRTLKDVEKVLSENGFIRIHQSHLINPQYMRKLLRNDGGSIVMTDGSELAISRTKKDRIIELLSGVEKL, translated from the coding sequence ATGCTGGAAAAATGGTGGGAGAAAAAACACAAGCTCATTACTGCTTCGCAAATAGCCCTGATGCAGGAAGTAATGCAGGCGCAGCACAAACCCAAAACCAAAGTAGCGTTGCCAACAGGTGAAGGCCTGGAGTTTTTAGAAATTGCGAGTATCATCCGCTGCGAAAGCGACAACAACTACACCCGTATTTTTTGCAACGATAAAACGCAACACCTCATTTGCAGAACTTTGAAAGATGTAGAAAAAGTGTTGTCGGAAAATGGCTTCATCCGCATACACCAAAGCCACCTCATTAACCCACAATACATGCGTAAGTTACTGCGCAACGATGGTGGCAGTATCGTTATGACAGATGGCTCCGAACTGGCCATCAGCCGTACCAAAAAAGACCGCATTATTGAGTTGCTGTCGGGCGTGGAAAAACTATGA
- a CDS encoding DoxX family protein — translation MQEATQKKPWSAWLMAAAYFLAGINHFRVPEFYLPLIPDYLGHKILLNNLSGVAEVVLALCLINARSRKWAAWGIIAMLLAFVPAHIWMIQKDGCLDPNGLCVPVWVAWVRLLIVHPLLLWWAYRCCKTTTATS, via the coding sequence ATGCAAGAAGCTACACAAAAAAAACCGTGGAGTGCATGGCTGATGGCGGCTGCTTATTTTCTGGCAGGCATCAATCATTTTCGGGTTCCTGAGTTTTATTTACCGTTGATACCTGACTATCTCGGCCATAAAATTCTGCTCAACAACCTGAGCGGTGTAGCTGAAGTAGTGTTGGCCCTTTGTTTGATAAATGCCCGCAGCAGAAAATGGGCGGCATGGGGCATCATAGCGATGTTGTTGGCCTTTGTACCTGCACATATCTGGATGATACAAAAGGATGGTTGCCTCGATCCCAACGGTTTGTGTGTACCCGTTTGGGTTGCATGGGTACGCTTGTTGATAGTACATCCGTTACTCTTGTGGTGGGCTTATCGTTGTTGCAAAACAACCACAGCCACATCATAG
- a CDS encoding aminotransferase class I/II-fold pyridoxal phosphate-dependent enzyme, with the protein MMLQSKLPNVGTTIFTVMSALATEHNAINLGQGFPDYPMDEALTDLVSKAMQDGYNQYAPMPGHLALREAIAQKVQRLYGTTIHPDTEITITPGGTYAIYSAITAAIGPGDEVIVFEPAYDSYIPNIEINGGKVVRIPLQFPDYSIDWDAVRKAISPRTKMILLNSPHNPTGAGAERNRHCTTP; encoded by the coding sequence ATGATGTTACAATCCAAACTGCCAAATGTTGGCACCACCATATTTACCGTCATGAGTGCGTTGGCTACGGAGCACAACGCCATCAACCTTGGTCAGGGCTTTCCCGATTATCCCATGGATGAAGCATTGACCGATTTGGTGAGCAAAGCCATGCAAGATGGCTACAACCAATATGCACCCATGCCCGGGCATTTGGCACTGCGGGAAGCCATTGCTCAAAAAGTACAGCGGTTGTATGGCACTACCATTCATCCCGATACAGAAATTACGATTACACCCGGTGGTACCTATGCCATTTACAGCGCTATTACTGCAGCCATTGGTCCGGGTGATGAAGTCATTGTGTTTGAACCTGCTTACGACAGTTATATTCCAAACATAGAAATCAACGGTGGCAAAGTCGTTCGCATACCACTGCAGTTTCCCGATTACAGCATTGATTGGGATGCGGTACGCAAGGCCATTTCGCCACGCACCAAAATGATACTGCTCAATTCGCCACACAACCCCACGGGGGCAGGTGCTGAGCGAAACCGACATTGCACAACTCCGTAG
- a CDS encoding aminotransferase class I/II-fold pyridoxal phosphate-dependent enzyme: MLSETDIAQLRSTVAGTNILIMSDEVYEHLIFDGRQHQSMLRYPDLYERSFVSFSFGKVYNCTGWKLGYCIAPPAFTKEFRKVHQFNCFSCHSPAQVALAQYLQPEEPYLRLSGQLQAKRDYFRQLMQATPFEEVPSFGSYFEMYSYANISHESDTNMAMRLVKECGVATIPASAFYVDGDDHKVLRFCFAKKETTLEAAAERLKKIS; encoded by the coding sequence GTGCTGAGCGAAACCGACATTGCACAACTCCGTAGTACGGTAGCTGGCACCAATATCCTCATCATGAGTGATGAAGTGTATGAGCACCTCATATTTGATGGCCGCCAACACCAGAGCATGCTGCGCTACCCCGATTTATACGAACGCAGCTTTGTGTCGTTTAGTTTTGGAAAAGTGTACAACTGCACCGGTTGGAAATTAGGCTACTGCATAGCACCGCCTGCTTTTACAAAAGAGTTTCGGAAAGTACATCAGTTCAATTGTTTTAGCTGCCACAGCCCGGCGCAGGTGGCACTGGCGCAGTACCTGCAGCCGGAAGAACCTTACCTACGCCTGAGTGGTCAGCTACAAGCCAAGCGGGATTATTTCCGGCAGCTCATGCAAGCCACACCTTTTGAAGAAGTGCCATCTTTTGGCAGCTATTTCGAAATGTACAGCTATGCCAACATCAGCCATGAAAGTGATACAAACATGGCCATGCGGTTGGTGAAAGAATGTGGTGTGGCTACCATTCCTGCTTCGGCATTTTATGTAGATGGCGACGACCACAAAGTGTTGCGTTTTTGCTTCGCCAAAAAAGAAACCACACTGGAAGCTGCGGCAGAACGGTTAAAGAAAATAAGCTGA